Genomic segment of Xanthomonas sp. DAR 35659:
GCTTGGTGCTGCCGACCTTGCCGACGCCCTTGACGTCGATGTCATGCTTGAACGGCAGCGCGGCCAGCACCTCGATGCCCAGGTCCTGGTGCACGAAGTATTCGAAGGTGACGGTCGGCTTGATGTCGCTGCCGATGCTCAGCGGCAGCGTGCCGCCGGCCAGCTTGCCGTTGTCGGACTTGGGGTTGACCTGGTGGGCGCCGATGCCGACGGTCCAGTCGCCCTGCGACTGCGCCAGCGCCGGCAGCGCGCACAGGGAGAGGGCGGCCGCCAGGCCGGACAACAGGAGGGGAGAGGTCTTGCGCATGGTGGGGTCTCGGTTGGGTGTGGGCGCAGTGTCGTGCCGCGCGCGCCGCACCGCCTTGATCCTGATCAAACCGCGTGCCGGGCGCGGCACGGCCGGCCTGATAGAATGGCGTCCCCCTTCCATCCGCCGCGTCTGGCGCGGCCGCAGGAGCTACTGAAATGGCAATCAAGGTTGGCATCAACGGTTTCGGTCGCATCGGACGCAATGTGCTGCGCTCGGCGGTACAGAATTTCGGCAGCGACATCGAGATCGTCGCCATCAACGACCTGCTCGAGCCCGACTACCTGGCCTACATGCTGCAGTACGACTCGGTGCACGGCCGCTTCGACGGCGAGGTGTCGGTCGACGGCGATCACCTGGTGGTCAACGGCAAGAAGATCCGCCTGACTCAGGAGCGCGATCCGGCGGCGCTGAAGTGGGGAGAGGTCGGCGCCGAGGTGGTGATCGAATCCACCGGCCTGTTCCTGACCAAGGACACCGCGCAGAAGCACATCGACGCCGGCGCCAAGAAGGTGATCCTGTCGGCCCCGTCCAAGGACGACACGCCGATGTTCGTGTACGGCGTCAACGACAAGACCTATGCCGGCCAGGCGATCGTCTCCAATGCCAGCTGCACCACCAACTGCCTGGCGCCGCTGGCCAAGGTGATCAACGACAAGTGGGGCATCAAGCGCGGCCTGATGACCACCGTGCACGCCGCCACCGCGACGCAGAAGACCGTGGACGGCCCGAGCAACAAGGACTGGCGCGGCGGCCGCGGCATCCTGGAGAACATCATTCCGTCCAGCACCGGCGCGGCCAAGGCGGTCGGCGTGGTGATCCCGGAACTGAACAAGAAGCTGACCGGCATGAGCTTCCGCGTGCCGACCTCCGACGTGTCGGTGGTCGACCTGACCGTGGAGCTGGAGAAGCCGGCCACCTACGCCGAGATCTGCGCCGAGGTGAAGGCGCAGAGCGAAGGCGCGCTGAAGGGCATCCTCGGCTACACCGAGGACAAGGTGGTGGCCACCGACTTCCGCGGCGACGCGCGTACCTCGATCTTCGACGCCGATGCCGGCATCGCTCTGGACGGCACCTTCGTCAAGCTGGTGTCCTGGTACGACAACGAATGGGGCTATTCCAACAAGTGCCTGGAAATGGTCAAGGTGGTGGCGAAGTAAGCCGCCACGCCGCCCACAAAAAAAGCGCCCTCGGGCGCTTTTTTTGTGCTTGCCGGGCGGCGCGGACGCAGTGGCCGGCCGGCGTTGCGCTCACTCGGCCTCGATGCGCATGTCCTCGCCGCTGCCGGTGACCTTGACCCGGCTGCCGACCGCCAGCCCGGCCACTTCGGCGCTGGGCTTGGACACCACCGTCTGCGACTTGTTGTCGAAGCGGATCTTCACCATGTAGTGCGCGGCCGGGCCGTTGCCGACGATCTTGGAACTGACGGTTTCGCCGGCGACGGCGCCGGCCGCCGCTCCGGTGGTCACGCCCATCGAGCTCTTGCTCTTCATGCCGAGCAAGCCGCCGGCCAGGCTGCCGAGGTTGGCGGCGACACCTTTGACTTTCTTGGTTTGCTCGGGCACGTCGTCGCCCTTGTTGTCGATCGGCTCCAGCGCCACGATCTGGCCGTGGCGCGGTCCGGCGGCCAGCGCCGGCACGGCCAGCGCCAGCAGCGTCAATGCGATCGCCGACCAGGCGAGACGGGCGAGCGGTTTCTTTGCGGTCATGGTATTGCCCCTGTGGGTAGGAATCGGAACCCGGCTTGCGTGCGCGGGGTCTACTTCTTTGTCTTCGGCCGGCCCCAGCCGCGGAAGTACGGCTTGCACTTGCTGCCGGCGAAGTCGTAGCGGGTGATGATGCCTTCGGCATTGGCGATGAAGGTGACCTCGCAATGGTGCTCGGCGGGCACGAACACGGTCTGGCTGCGCTGGTTCTGCTCGAAGATCGGCGTGGCCGCCACGCCGTTGCCGCCGGGGCTCATGCCGACGATGTTGCCCTGTTCGGTCCAGTAATCGGTCCGGTAATGCGCCTCGATACCGAAGTTGTAGGTGTAGGCGGTCTCGTGGGTCTCGGTGTTCTCCGAGGTGTATAGACCGCGGTCCACCGGCCATTGCATCATCAGCTCGGCGGCGTCGTGGCCGATCCAACTGCGGGCGATGTCTTCGGGGCTGCCGAACATGTCGGCGGAGGCCGTGGCGGTCGCGCCCAGCAAGCCGAGGGCGCATAGCGCGGGCAGAAGGTGACGGTGGCGAAACATGGGCATTGCGGGAGACGTCCTTGGCGGTGCTGCGATGATGCTGGGTCCGTTGCGCAGCCGTGATAGGCATCACGACGCGCTTGCGCGATTTCTACCACGCCGTCCCGGTGTCGGCAAGCGTCGGTCCTGGATGCGGTTAATGCCGATTCGGTCGTGGACATCGGCGGCGACGCGTGCACTAATGCGCTGCTGCCAGCGGATGTTCCCGCGCTGGTGTTGCAGGCGATGGACAAGGGGGCACTCAATGGATGCAAGGAGCGAGAAGATGCAGATCAACCGTGGATGGGCCGGCGCGCTGGTGCTGGGCCTGGCGCTGGTGGCCGCGCTGCCGATGGAGGCAATGGCCAAGAAACAGAGCGGCACGCCGAGCTGGATGAACGCCGATGGCGAAGTGATCGATTCCTCGAAGGTCGAAGCCGGTTACGGCGAGACCGTCAAGGGCGTCAACGACTACGAGGGCGAGATCACCGGCAAGCCGGCACCGGGCAGCAAGTTCACCCAGCTCAAGATCGGCATGCCGATGAAGCAGGTGACCGACCTGATCGGCGAACCCACCGACCAGGGTTCGTACGTCACCGGCAAGGCCTTCATCCCGTTCTTCTACGGCGGCGATCGCTACCGCTACGAACTGGCCTACAAGGGCCAGGGCCGACTGGTGTTCGCCGGCAAGTCGATGGGCAGCGGCGGCAACCTGATCTGGATCATCCACAATAAGAACGACAGCGGCTACCGCGAGTAAGCGGACGCACCAGCACAGCCCGGGCTGCGTCGCGCGCCCGGGCTTTTTTGTGCCTGGAAACAGGCGGTCGCACGCCCGCTGGCGGCTTGCGCCACGGATGCGGCGGACCCATGGCGGCCGCCCGCGATGCGGATGCAGGTGCCAGGCATGCCGCTGTACTTACAGGGCCCTCACCGGCGCGCTTCACTGGGCGCCGCACTCGTCGCGCAGCGCATGGGCGTGGCGACGCGTTTGCGAGCCGGCAGTGGCGCGGCCTCGGCGGAGCGCCTTCGGCGAGCGCTGGCGACAAGCGCGCCGGCGCCCCGTCGGGCTGCCGCGATCAGGTTCCGCTGCGCGTGCCCGCCGCCGGGGCCGTATCCAGCGCCGCGAGCAGGTTGGCGCGGCACACCGCGAGGATCTCGTCCGCCAGTGGCGAATCGTCCGGGCAGGCGCGGGACATGACGATCGCGCCGAGGGCGTGCGCCAGCATGTCCAGGCGCCTGGCGCGCGCATCGCCGTGGCTGGCGCCGGCCGCTGCATCGTCCTCGCGCTGCAAGGCCGACAGCATGCCTTCGACGCCGTCCGCGAACGCGGCGCGGACCGCCTCCGGCTCGCGCGCGGCGTCGCCGCCCAGCGCGGCCATGGTGCAGCCCGTCGCGCGGGCATCGCGGTGTTCGCGCGAGACGTAGCGGCGCACGAACTCCGACGAATCGACCCCGCCCACCTGCGCCACGGTCTGCGCGATCCCGCAGGCCGTCGCCTCCGCCATCAGGTCGGCCTTGGACGGGAAATGCTTGTAGAAGCCGCCGTGGGTGAAACCGGCGGCGGCCATCAGGTCGGCGACGCCGATCCCCTCGTAGCCGCGCTCGCGGAACAGCGCGGACGCGGTTTCGACGATGTGCGCCCGGTTTGCCTGTGCCTGCGCCTTGCTGACCTTCATCGCGGATGCCTCCGGCGTAGTTGTTTCAAGCGCAAGGATACATTGATGTTGTTCATCATCAAAATATTGACAAATAAGATTACGATCATCATCATTGCGTGGCTTGTTTCGAATCGCCTGTTCCGGTGCCACCCGGCCGATCGCCACGACCCGTCGCCGCGACGCCGATGCGCCTTCCTCCATCGAGGACCACCGCCGCCATGTCCGACACCGCACTGTTCACGCCTTACACGCTGGGCCCGCTGACGCTGGCCAACCGCATCGTCATGGCGCCGCTGACCCGCAACCGCGCCGGCAAGGGCCTGGTGCCCGGCGCGCTGGCCGCCACCTACTACGCGCAGCGCGCGTCCGCCGGCCTGCTGATCACCGAGGCGACGCAGATCTCGGTGGACGCGCAGGGCTACCAGGACACGCCGGGCATCTACACGCCGGCGCAGATCGAGGGATGGCGCGCGGTCGCCGATGCGGTGCACGCCAAGGGTGGACGCATCTTCATGCAGCTCTGGCACGTCGGTCGCGTCTCGCACGTGGATCTGCGGCCGGGCGGGACCGCGCCGGTGGCGCCGTCGGCGATCCCCGCCGCCGCCAAGACCTTCGTCAACAACGGTTTTGTCGACGTCTCCGCGCCGCGTGCGCTGGAGCGCGACGAGCTGCCGCGCATCGTCGACGACTTCCGCCAGGCCGCGGTCAACGCCATCGCCGCCGGCTTCGACGGCGTGGAGCTGCATGGCGCCAACGGCTACCTGCTGGAGCAGTTCATCAAGGACGGCGCCAATCAACGCACCGACGCCTATGGCGGTTCCATCGAAAACCGCGCGCGGCTGCTGCTCGAGGTCGCCGCGGCGGTGGCGCAGGCCATCGGCGCCGAGCGCACCGGCGTGCGCATCTCGCCGGCGTCGCCGGCCAACGGCATCTCCTGCAGCGATCCGCAGCCGCAGTACGACTTCCTCGCCGAGCGGCTCAGCGCGCTGGGCATCGTCTACCTGCATGTGGTGGAGGGCGCCACCGGCGGGCCGCGCGACGTGGCGCCGTTCGACTACGCGGCGCTGCGCAGCCGCTTCAAGCAGACCTATCTCGCCAACAATGGCTACGACCCGGCGCTGACCAGCGCCAGCCTCGCCGCCGGCCGCGCCGACCTGTTCGCCTTCGGCCGCGCGTTCATCGCCAATCCCGACCTGGTCGAGCGCCTGCAGGCCGGCGCGCCGCTGGCCGCGCCGGATCCGGCCACGCTCTACGGCGGCGGCGCCAAGGGCTATACCGATTACCCGACGCTGGCCGAGAGCGCCAGCGGTTGACGCCGCCCCGCATCCCCTTCCGCATCCCCGCGGCCGCACCCTCCCTTTGATCCGAAGAGACCACGCGCATGAACGCTACTTCCACCGTCCTCATCACCGGCGCCTCCACAGGCATCGGCGCCGTCTACGCGCAACGCTTCGCCCAGCGCGGCCACGACCTGGTCCTGGTCGCACGCGACAAATCCCGCCTGGACGCGCTCGCCGCGCGTCTGCGCGAGCAATACCAGGTCGCGGTCGATGTGCTGCAGGCCGACCTCACCGCAACGGCCGACCTGGCCGCGGTCGAAGCGCGCCTGCGCGACGACGCGCGCATCGGCATCCTGATCAACAACGCGGGCATGGCCCAGTCGGGCGGTTTCGCCGAGCAGAGCGCGGACGGCGTCGAACGCCTGCTGGCGCTCAACACCATGGCGCTGACGCGGCTGGCGCTGGCGATCGCGCCGCGGCTGGCGCAGTCCGGCGTCGGCGCGATCGTCAACATCGGCTCGGTGGTCGGCCTGGCGCCGGAATTCGGCATGACCGTGTACGGCGCGAGCAAGGCCTTCGTGCTGTTCCTGTCGCAGGGCATGAGCCTGGAACTGGCGCCCAAGGGCGTCTACGTGCAGGCGGTGCTTCCGGCGGCCACCCGGACCGAGATCTGGGAGCGCGCGGGCATCGACGTCAACACGCTGCCCGAGGTGATGGACGTGGAAGAACTGGTCGATGCGGCGCTGGTCGGCTTCGATCGCCGCGAGCTGGTGACCATCCCGCCGCTGCACGACGCCGACCGCTGGGACGCGCTCGACGGCGCCAGGCAAGCGCTGCTGGGAAGCATCCGGCAGGCCAATGCCGCCGAACGCTACCGGCCGGCCGCCTGAAGGCCGCGGCGCCGCACCTGTCGTCACCGAGGCCACCATCATGGAAACGCAACGCGATTGCTGGGTACTGATCACCGGCGCATCGAGTGGATTCGGCGAGGAGTTCGCCAGGCAGTACGCGGCGCGCGGCCACAAGCTGATCCTGGTCGCGCGACGCCTGGACCGGCTCGATGCGCTGGCGCAGGCGCTGCGGCAGCAGCACGGGGTCGAGGTCCTGGTCGAGCAGGTGGATCTGGCGCAGATCGACGCCGTGCGCCGGCTGCATGCCGACCTGCACGCGCGGGGCATCGAGGTCGAGGTGCTGATCAACAATGCGGGGCACGGGTTGCAGGGGCCGTTCCTGGCCGCTGAACTGGAGCCGGTGCTGTCGATGATCCAGCTCGATATCGCCAGCCTGACCGCGATGACGCACCTGTTCGGCCAGGACATGCGGCGGCGGCGGCGCGGCAAGATCCTGCAGGTGGCCAGCCTGCTGGCCTACCAGGGCGTGGAGGACTTCGCGGTGTATTCGGCCGCGAAGGCCTACGTGCTGCGCTTGGGCGAGGCGCTGCATCGCGAGTTCGCGCGCGATGGCGTCGGCGTCACCACGCTGTGCCCGGGGTTGACCGACACCGGCTTCGCGCGCGTCGCCCAGCAAAGGATCACGCCGCGGTTGAATGCCTTGATGATGCAGACGCCGCCGGTGGTGCGCGCCGGTATCCGCGCGCTGGATGCCGGCCGCATCAGCGTCGTGCCCGGGTTGCTCAACAAGGCGAATGCGGTGTTCATGTGGGCGACGCCGCGCTGGATCCACCAGGCCGTGCTCTCCCGCATCCTCAACCGGTAACCGTATGCGCCTGGGTTTCCGCTCGCTGTCGGTCTGGGTCTCGGTCCTGTTCATGGCACTGGCCTGCGTGTGGATGTTCTCGCCGGGCGCGATGCTGGCGAACTGGAACATCGGCGCCTCGCCGTCGGCCGACCTGGTGGCGCGAAGAGGCGCGGCGCTGTACGCAGGCATGAGCGTGATGTTCTTCATGGCGCGCGGCGCGGCGCCATCGCCGGCGCGTTCGGCCTTGGTGGCGGGGATCGTCACCGCCTGTTCGGTGCTGGCGGTGCTTGGCATCGTCGAGCTCGCCAGCGCTCACGCGGGCCGCGGGATCCTGGTCGCCGTCGCGCTCGAAATCCTGCTGGCGCTCGCATTCGTTTTCGTCGGGGAAAAATCATGAAAGCGTTCTTCATCGAAGGCTATGGCGACAAGCACCCGGGCCGGATCGGCGAGCTGCCCGAACCGGAGGTGGGCGACGACGATGTACTGGTCGAAGTGCATGCCGCCGGCGTCAACCTGCTCGACGCGAAGATCCGC
This window contains:
- the gap gene encoding type I glyceraldehyde-3-phosphate dehydrogenase, which codes for MAIKVGINGFGRIGRNVLRSAVQNFGSDIEIVAINDLLEPDYLAYMLQYDSVHGRFDGEVSVDGDHLVVNGKKIRLTQERDPAALKWGEVGAEVVIESTGLFLTKDTAQKHIDAGAKKVILSAPSKDDTPMFVYGVNDKTYAGQAIVSNASCTTNCLAPLAKVINDKWGIKRGLMTTVHAATATQKTVDGPSNKDWRGGRGILENIIPSSTGAAKAVGVVIPELNKKLTGMSFRVPTSDVSVVDLTVELEKPATYAEICAEVKAQSEGALKGILGYTEDKVVATDFRGDARTSIFDADAGIALDGTFVKLVSWYDNEWGYSNKCLEMVKVVAK
- a CDS encoding TetR/AcrR family transcriptional regulator produces the protein MEEGASASRRRVVAIGRVAPEQAIRNKPRNDDDRNLICQYFDDEQHQCILALETTTPEASAMKVSKAQAQANRAHIVETASALFRERGYEGIGVADLMAAAGFTHGGFYKHFPSKADLMAEATACGIAQTVAQVGGVDSSEFVRRYVSREHRDARATGCTMAALGGDAAREPEAVRAAFADGVEGMLSALQREDDAAAGASHGDARARRLDMLAHALGAIVMSRACPDDSPLADEILAVCRANLLAALDTAPAAGTRSGT
- a CDS encoding alkene reductase, which codes for MSDTALFTPYTLGPLTLANRIVMAPLTRNRAGKGLVPGALAATYYAQRASAGLLITEATQISVDAQGYQDTPGIYTPAQIEGWRAVADAVHAKGGRIFMQLWHVGRVSHVDLRPGGTAPVAPSAIPAAAKTFVNNGFVDVSAPRALERDELPRIVDDFRQAAVNAIAAGFDGVELHGANGYLLEQFIKDGANQRTDAYGGSIENRARLLLEVAAAVAQAIGAERTGVRISPASPANGISCSDPQPQYDFLAERLSALGIVYLHVVEGATGGPRDVAPFDYAALRSRFKQTYLANNGYDPALTSASLAAGRADLFAFGRAFIANPDLVERLQAGAPLAAPDPATLYGGGAKGYTDYPTLAESASG
- a CDS encoding SDR family NAD(P)-dependent oxidoreductase, translating into MNATSTVLITGASTGIGAVYAQRFAQRGHDLVLVARDKSRLDALAARLREQYQVAVDVLQADLTATADLAAVEARLRDDARIGILINNAGMAQSGGFAEQSADGVERLLALNTMALTRLALAIAPRLAQSGVGAIVNIGSVVGLAPEFGMTVYGASKAFVLFLSQGMSLELAPKGVYVQAVLPAATRTEIWERAGIDVNTLPEVMDVEELVDAALVGFDRRELVTIPPLHDADRWDALDGARQALLGSIRQANAAERYRPAA
- a CDS encoding SDR family NAD(P)-dependent oxidoreductase translates to METQRDCWVLITGASSGFGEEFARQYAARGHKLILVARRLDRLDALAQALRQQHGVEVLVEQVDLAQIDAVRRLHADLHARGIEVEVLINNAGHGLQGPFLAAELEPVLSMIQLDIASLTAMTHLFGQDMRRRRRGKILQVASLLAYQGVEDFAVYSAAKAYVLRLGEALHREFARDGVGVTTLCPGLTDTGFARVAQQRITPRLNALMMQTPPVVRAGIRALDAGRISVVPGLLNKANAVFMWATPRWIHQAVLSRILNR